Below is a window of Malania oleifera isolate guangnan ecotype guangnan chromosome 1, ASM2987363v1, whole genome shotgun sequence DNA.
ttagaattattattgtatgatggagaaaaaatcataccttgagaataggcacgttggctacataaatcttgcgcatagaaacatcaattgtagtcggattcgtattagatccggaatttcccaatatcgcaagctGGGTCTCGGTTATTCGTCCGTCAATTTTATTACTTGGCTTTTTCAATGCGAGTAAAGCGTCATTGATGTGCTTGAACGTAATAAAcccgtaccctttacttttcccgatgaccttgccaaggatcgcGATGGCTTCTTCGAGGTCATCATAGATGGAGAAGAGATtgtggaggttcttgatggtagtgtcccatctAATTCCGCGAATGAAGAGTTTGCACTGGGTAGGGTCCCAATTGGCGATGGATCAGACGGCATCGAGTACGTCTAGGTGTCGGACGGTGGTATTTCATACGATCTTAATtgagccaatgcatcgaccttcaattatctgatatagtcatgatcaaggattgaaagagaaaacctctcaagaagttcccacagacggcgccaactgttgcagccaaaaattgaacgaccttcacgatccctgatcacgaccacgtGAAAAGatataaataagcaaggcttggaggacccaaggTGTACTTCGAGGGATCgctctgatgcctaagtcagggattgacttgagaagtttttttatgcaacagtaaaatagagtttagaatgagataccttaacctcttctctgaatccccatttatagcgatggagtttgacccaaaggtgatgtgccatttattagcgaattatggcgcGAAGGTGAATCGCTCCagttgttataacgttggcgtagattgctctagtcataATGGAGCTGGCGTCAATTACTCTacctgagcagttgacttaggtggtaattgccctcatcaatgttgggctctagtctcctttaGATTTATAataagtgatatatttgaggtatatcagtAATAGAAAACTTTGAGATTAGACATCTACATAAATACTTAAGGTGGATGTACAAAATGTCTTAAAAATAACAATTCAATTTATAATCAAactcttttattatcaaaaaaagttaaaataaagAAGAGCTAAGTTCAATGGAAATAGCTCTAGCCGAAATCATGATGGGCCATTATTTATCTTACTCAAATTAATTTTTCCTATGAATctgtataattaattaatttaaagaaGAGGAAGAGATGACTTGCAGTATTAGAAATAATGCTTAGAAGGATTTGGGGTGGGATGTCCCACGCACAGATTCCTTTCTTGTGAATCTTTTCCACTTTTTGTACCGTCCAATTAAATGAGTATCCTTTTAACACACACCAAACAAAGCCCAGACTCCAAATCCTTCCCAATACATAGGTTTGATGGGTGGTGAAaggataaattaaaaaataagcatagTCTATAAGATAAATGCAACTTATGTATAAGATAAAATAAGAGATGATTTCGCTCTATGAGTCGGTAGGGACCGTAGATagtgagagttttctgtgagttAGTgaagaccgtggatggtaatggagatgtgtcccgaaAGTCGGGTTAGCCGAACATCCAATtgatgcacggaagtcgtgtccgcatttcAAACTTTACCTGATCatcgagacctagggggaggacgctgatccataAGTTTGGTGTCACACCTGGAGGTCTGAATGACTTGTTGGTGACTGAAGTTTCTATgtgataaaaaataaaaggatttGAACGCTTGTAGCATAAGCCGATGTAAATTTAATAGACTTTTCAATCCACTTAGATAGCTAATATAAATAACTAACAGAGTCCAatgaaaaataacttttttataGAGTTCAAATCTTGCAGTGATTCTATTCGTTTGGTTTGTACAactttggtttttttattttttccaaaagAACAAAACTCATGGTAGGAAAGAATTTGGGCGAAGAAATTCCAGTTAACCGATATAAACTTGGTAATTGAACAAGAAGGTCAGAAGAATGAGGAACTGATGCTTTGCTTCAAAGCACCAACTGAAAATTCTCCCCATTGCAGGAGAAGCATAATATAATTAATACACACAACACAAGACAGCACGCCCAAGAGGTGACCCATACGTAGACCTCCCATAGGCCATAGCGCATGACACATAGCCTTATACCAAAACTAATTTAAGGCGAAAGAGAAACGAAACCATAGCAATATAGCATAGCCCCAAAATACCCAGTACGTTAATTTATACGCCCAATACCCAATAGGCATGCTCCATAAATAAACCTCCTCCAATCGCCCCACCATCCCTGAAGTGCAGTGCAAGCCAACAATTCAGCAACCAAAGAACTTTTATCGTCTCTCTCTAGTCTCTAGGCCTCTGCAACTTCCACAGTCATCAATGGCGTAAAGCGAGATAAAAATCCTTGCGTGCCCGAAACCTGAAGAGGGTCGAATCTTATTTCATTTGTTAGTAGTCAAGGATTGAAGGATCCTCAGTTCAGGGAGTTTTCGTTGTTTTCCCCTTTCATCTTGTTCATCTTGTTTGTTGTTATTgtctttttcttttacttttccaTGAGTGGAAGTGGGTGCGAGAGTAGCAAACCTGGGAAAGGCTGGAGAGCTGTGGGAGGGCATCTTCGACTGCATCCATGAGATCACCGCCGCTCTCGCTTTCGCTAGGATGAGCGACTCCGCTTACCGGGTCGAAACCACTTCCCGCCTCGCCCAATGGAGGATCGACAACCTCGCCTCTTGCACCTACCGCAAATCCGACCCTTTCAAAATTGGAATCTGGAATTGGTGAGAACTTCCTCCTACTTCTATCATGTGTTGAtgctgaaacaaaaaaaaaaataccaagttCGAGATCGTATATGATCGAATTGAGGTTCTGTAAACTCTTCTTTGTGCAATTTGAAGTGTTTGGATTGTTGGATTTTCTAGTTGCTTGCTACCATAATTGATCTTCcccatttcccaaaaaaaaaaacagtttggtttggtttgattttatttgattttcaattgatTCACTTCGTTTTGTGCAATTTGTACCTTTTCGATTGTTGGGTCTTTGGGTGTTCGCTCCCACTTTTGATCTTCTCCATATCTCAAAACTGGTTTACTTTATTTAACTTTGGTGTTTGTGTTGAAGGCATTTATCCATTGAGAAGAACCGGTTGTTGTTTGTTAAACTGTACCCGGAGATATCGAATAAGTCTAGAGACAATCCTCCAATTGCATCTTTCATCATCCGAGTGCTCTGTTCTGTGGGAGATCGCAAGGCTCTGACCCATCCAGGTAATTCAAATGAGGGGGTTTACTTGTTTTCATTCtgcaaaaaaaaacaaaaagagatGTGACCCTTACAATAGTTCCGAGGATGATGCTTCCAGCTATGATTATGCATCATGGTCCACAAATTGATTGTCCAATTTCTTATTCAGGAGTTAAAAGTCCAACTTCCAAAATATTTATGCTTCAAGGAGTTAAAAGTGCAATTCAGTGAAACTTCAAGCATTTGTGGTGTAATCTATAATCAATCCTTCAACTGGAGAACATGCAAGTGAGATATTTATTATCTTCCTAGGAATGCAATGGTTAATGTGCCACCAACTTCTAGACAATTTGTTCTCTAATATAGACCACAAATACGATCTGTATGTTGCAGATTTTATATTTATCAAATCTTGATGTGCTTCTGTAATTCCGTGGTGTTTATTTTAAGTCATAACATCATCTCCATGGTACTTGAGATTTCGTTTCTTTTCATTGTTTCCATTGTTTTACTTTCCTTTTATATACATGACTTGTAGAAATAACAGACAAGCAACTCAAGAACAATGATGACTTTGTTTGGGCAATTGAGGTTCCACTGACTGGGAAATTCATCATCGACATTGAATTCCTTGACTTGAAGACTGCCTCTCCAAACGTATGCTTCTATTTACTTTCGCTGTCCATGAGAAACTTAGCCGGCATACGCACACTATAGTATTAACGGCACAATTTTCTGTGGATCAAATCCCTTGCAAAAAAATAGAGCAAAGAAAATTGgggattcttttttcttttattttttctggtTGGGGAGGGGCCGAGGGGAAAGAGCACTGCTGATGTTGATTCCTTGTCCATATTCTAAGAATTTGATTCATCTTGTTGAAAGCAGGGTGGAGAGCCTTGTTCCATCTGGTCCGAGGGATTTGCACAAAAGCAATCATCTGTCACAGCTCTTTCATCCCTTGGTCGAATGTTATCTGAAAGCATCCACACAGACATCATAATCAATGCTTCTGATGGAAGCATTGGAGCCCATCGTGCGGTGCTCGCTGCGAGATCTCCAGTCTTCCGAAGCATGTTTTCCCATAACCTGAAAGAGAAAGAACTATCTGTCATAAACATTTGTGACATGTCCATTGAGGCTTGCCAGGCATTTCTCAATTATATATATGGGAACATCCAACACGACGAATTTCTCATCCACCGGCTGGCACTCCTACGGGCTGCTGATAAGTATGATCTCTCAGACTTGAAAGAGGCGTGCCATGATAGTCTGCTAGAAGATATTGATACTAAAAATGTTCTCGAAAGACTCCAAACTGCATCTCTCTACCGGCTGCCAAAACTGAAGAGCGGGTGCATGCAGTATCTTGTgaagtttggaaaaatatttgacATTAGAGATGATTTTAATACCTTTCTTCAATGTGCTGACCGAGACCTCATATCCGAAGTCTTTCATGAGGTTCTTgctgcttggagaggtttctaaCATTGGGTATAGAAAGGTGAAAGAGAAAAACAATTGGGGAGATGTGTGTTCTGCAATTATGCATAGAAAGGAGAAAGTAATAGGGTAAAAAGGGCGTGTTTAAGTCAGCGTTGTTTGTGATGTCCATGGAAAATGGGCGATTAGCAAAATTGTAGTGTGCAGGATTTGTTTCCATGAAGAAAATTCTTTCGTTTAGATGGAATTTGTTTGTCtgaatgaacatgtatatattgGTTTCAATGAAACAATATTGAATGATTCTTGCTGTAATGGAACAAATTATTCTTGCTATAATGGAACATGTAATTCATGAATGCATTGGAATTTACAAGATATGCATGATTCAACAAGTGAATATAGATGAAGAGAACATAAACTAGCATCCATTTTCAATATGTCTAGCTGCCTAAAGCTGCTTCAAACCAAGCACAGGCTTGGTTCTCACATTGGATCAGTCAGAATCAGTAGGCTCTTCACTTAGCCTTCTGAAGATTTTACAACTTTTTTATTGCTTACTAGAGGTGAAGTGGATGAAATTAAGAGATGAAGTTGATCCCTGTGGAGTGTGGAATGCTTACATgcatgaaaaatatgaaaaatctttCATCATAAACACTGAACAGCTTCATTTTTATTTGAAATCCCCCAAATTTGAGCTCTAAATTTAgtatatcatttaaaattaaGATACAAGCTCAAATAGGCTATAAAAAATGCAAGCACCGGGAATTTTCATGTGGATTAGATACTCGAGCACACTAGTATAAAGATTGATCGAGTAAAAATACTGCAATATAAAAAAATACTCGGTATCTATAACTAACTCACAACTACTTGCAACTATTCCAATTATTTATAACTAATGTTTACGTGAAAACCCATCACATATTCTAAAATTTatcttatatattttataaatttgaatttatgcaaacttgaaaattatataatataatactcTATTACATTATTTTTCTAAGTCTTCACAAATTGAAATTATATTCTCTCAAAAGTAGAGTAATTGATCATAGTGGCATAGAGAATTTATATTGCaaacattaaaataataattaaattataaaaaattaattatttttttaaaataaataaaggcATATGGCATAAGCCTTGCCTGTGCTGGTTGACTAATACTCACAAATGCTAGCCAGCCTAGCCATATACTTAGgtaatcaaagaaaaaaaagtaCTACTTTGAGTAGAGTTCTATTCCTagtctttcttttttctttccttttttttttttaaggtaaaaaaaaaatcaggtcCCACTCCTTTTAGACTAGGCTAGTGAAACTCTATTCTTGATTAGGGGTGGTAAAACGGATTGAAACCCAATAGGTAACTCATGATCCGCTTGTCTAAACCAAGTTTGGGGTTTACTATAAGATGatcccatttaaaaataaaatagaatattttttttaaataaaaaatgtcattttatatgaaatgtttaaaaattttttaaataaataaattatattttttgaacgGGTGACCCGTTTATGATCCGTTTATTAAATGAACAGGTTTGAGTTTACATAATAGTCACCCATTAATAAACGAGTAAACCCAAacccatttattttattttattttttaagaagggcgggacctccatttatttattaataaaccctcacttttggcggaggaata
It encodes the following:
- the LOC131168130 gene encoding BTB/POZ domain-containing protein At1g55760, with the translated sequence MSDSAYRVETTSRLAQWRIDNLASCTYRKSDPFKIGIWNWHLSIEKNRLLFVKLYPEISNKSRDNPPIASFIIRVLCSVGDRKALTHPEITDKQLKNNDDFVWAIEVPLTGKFIIDIEFLDLKTASPNGGEPCSIWSEGFAQKQSSVTALSSLGRMLSESIHTDIIINASDGSIGAHRAVLAARSPVFRSMFSHNLKEKELSVINICDMSIEACQAFLNYIYGNIQHDEFLIHRLALLRAADKYDLSDLKEACHDSLLEDIDTKNVLERLQTASLYRLPKLKSGCMQYLVKFGKIFDIRDDFNTFLQCADRDLISEVFHEVLAAWRGF